One window from the genome of Glycine soja cultivar W05 chromosome 12, ASM419377v2, whole genome shotgun sequence encodes:
- the LOC114378425 gene encoding uncharacterized protein LOC114378425, whose protein sequence is MHNHLFLAYPDLDPGQFSALRAANISTEKLACVAVRSGLHHYVRHNAHPLIDQVKCFVDAVKLEIQLVATADPSRRPRSSPMSSSSSPPRFMSMSISTFRNYGWYCIFYQNSSSFFLSETMDVCDHADSNIAIMMAGNFDAAIFKMGFWFW, encoded by the coding sequence ATGCACAACCACTTGTTTCTCGCTTACCCTGATCTCGATCCCGGCCAGTTCTCCGCCCTCCGTGCCGCCAACATTAGCACTGAGAAGCTCGCCTGCGTTGCAGTCCGCAGTGGCCTCCACCACTACGTCCGCCACAATGCCCATCCCCTCATTGACCAGGTCAAGTGCTTCGTCGATGCCGTCAAGCTCGAGATTCAGCTTGTCGCTACGGCGGATCCGTCAAGGCGCCCAAGGTCCTCGCCGATGTCGTCGAGTTCGTCACCGCCACGATTTATGTCGATGTCAATTTCAACCTTTAGAAACTATGGGTGGTATTGTATCTTTTATCAGAAttcatcatctttttttctttcagaaACTATGGATGTATGTGACCATGCAGACTCCAACATTGCTATTATGATGGCTGGAAACTTTGATGCAGCCATTTTCAAGAtggggttttggttttggtgA
- the LOC114378426 gene encoding sister chromatid cohesion protein PDS5 homolog B-like, producing MKPFFGAIVMPELLKHQDSDIKLIVAACLYEITQITAPEAPYNDDFLKDIFQLIVGTFSGLSNTSGSSFDQRVAILERVILNEVILFT from the exons ATGAAGCCCTTTTTTGGTGCAATTGTTATGCCAGAATTGCTGAAGCACCAGGATAGTGATATCAAGCTTATAGTTGCAGCATGTCTCTATGAGATAACTCAAATCACTGCACCTGAAGCTCCTTACAATGATGATTTTCTAAAG GACATTTTTCAGTTGATTGTGGGCACTTTTAGTGGTCTGAGTAATACAAGTGGTTCATCCTTTGACCAGAGAGTTGCTATACTGGAAAGAGTTATATTGAATGAAGTTATATTGTTTACTTGA